A single genomic interval of Eurosta solidaginis isolate ZX-2024a chromosome 3, ASM4086904v1, whole genome shotgun sequence harbors:
- the LOC137243311 gene encoding uncharacterized protein, with the protein MQDENTNTFEEFTVRPSKRKVSEEDKLIKIACERLANSREPTEGDSLAQSWASQYSEMEASQKTIARKIISDVLFQGCLGALEFRHAIQIQNVFNPSQILTPNVIPQYPMRTSTQLNYAVPQHMQNYTIRVPTPLSSGSSINSSRMSPQVAQNVRIVEDTSSINSSSVENLQNFFASCETDE; encoded by the exons ATGCAGGAtgaaaatacaaacacatttgag GAATTCACTGTTCGACCAAGCAAAAGAAAAGTTTCTGAAGAAGATAAACTTATTAAAATTGCATGCGAGAGACTTGCCAACAGCCGCGAACCCACAGAAGGTGACTCCTTGGCTCAATCGTGGGCTTCGCAATATAGTGAAATGGAGGCCTCCCAGAAAACGATTGCGCGAAAAATCATATCAGATGTTTTATTTCAAGGTTGCTTGGGAGCATTGGAATTTAGACACGCGattcaaatccaaaatgtttttaaCCCAAGTCAAATATTAACACCAAATGTCATTCCGCAATACCCAATGCGCACGTCTACGCAACTTAACTACGCGGTGCCCCAACACATGCAGAATTATACAATAAGAGTTCCGACTCCTTTAAGTAGCGGCTCGTCCATAAACAGTAGTAGAATGTCACCTCAAGTCGCACAAAACGTACGAATCGTTGAAGATACATCATCCATTAATTCGAGCTCGGTAGAAAActtacaaaatttctttgcatcgTGTGAAACggacgaataa